CCACTATCTTTCGTCGTCCTTGGTTACCACCAAAAAGATCGATTGTGGAAACAGTTAATACCGTCAGTCAATATGGTGCATGGGTTCTGATTCACGGATACTCAGTCAACCACTTTACCGGATACATCAATCGCCAGAATACCCCTCAATACCCAGATATCGAAACAACCGCCTTGGGATTAGCAAAACTAGGAATTCCTATGAAAGCAGAGATTGAAGGCAGTTCTACCACTGGATTACGCCAAACGGCTACCAAAGCCGTCACCGAGATGGTTTCAGTGCAAGATGATGAGACTTTAGAGATAATTCAAATTCCTTGGACTTACGCCTACTATGAAATAGCTGAAAGACATCTGGTCTCAACTTCATCCGGAAAAACTCTTAGGTTTGCCGGATTCCTCGATTCTCAAGCCAAAAACCTGTTTGAAATGACCCGTTTGTAATCGCCGTAATTATCTTTGATTTCAGCGTCTCTTCTAGCAGCTTGGAGTTTTTGCTGTCCTGCTGATGTGAGAACTACCCCTCGCCTACGACTAGTTTTTTTATCACTCATCGCTGCTTCCACTGAGCCACCTATCCTATTAACCATTAGAGCGTATTTCCTAGGGACGCGCAATGTAACTATGGGTCTGCGAAATCTTGGTTATGAGTGCAGAGTAAGCGGTTTTTGGACTGAAAAGTGCATAATAAACTAATGCAGCTAAATCTGACCCTGTAAACTAAAACTTGCTTTTTCGGACGGTATTTGCGGTATTTTGACATTGAAACTTGACCAAATGACTCTAAAGAATTAGACCGAAAGATACAGCCGCGATACTTCACGAGAAAGATATCATTGCGCGATCGCCTTCCTAGGATGGGAAGGGTTAGAAGCACGCACGGATACAAGTTGCAAAAGTAACGGGAGAAGCTAGAGCAATATGGACAGTCCGTTAAACTACCCCTTGGCAGTTGTCACGGGTGCCTTTAGGGGCATCAGTCGCGAACTTGCCCAGCCTGGAGGTTTACAGACTGCTAATACGGCTTCTAAACCAGTTTTGCTCTTTTTTTCGGCAACAATCGAGATTGAATTAAAAGATACAGGCGTTACTGTCACTCACCCAACGTCTGGGATGACAGAAAAAAAAGCGATTCATCAGCAAAATTTGGTTAATGTCATCTGCATGAAATCTTCTGTGGCTCAACGTTCAATTGCGCTCAAGCCTACGCTGCGGCTTTGGGATGCGATCGCTCTCATTGTCGGGATGGTGATTGGTGCGGGAATTTTTGAAACTCCTGCACTTGTAGCGGCAACTGTCGGTAGTCTACCAGCCGTGATGTTCGTCTGGCTGTTAGGCGGCGGGATCTCTCTAATTGGTGCCCTGTGTTACGCCGAACTTGCCACAACCTATCCCGATCCGGGTGGCAACTATACCTACTTAAAACGAGCCTTTGGCGATCGGATCGCCTTCTTGTTTTCCTGGGCCAGAATGACTGTAATTCAGCCAGGTTCGATCGCTCTGCTAGCTTTTGTACTGGGAGACTATGCGACGCAGTTATGGTCATTGGGTGCTTATTCTGTGGCTTGGTACGCGATCGGGGGGATTGCTCTGTTTACAGGACTCAATCTGCTAGGAATGCGCCAAAGTCGCGGCGCTCAGAACTTGCTAGCGATCGCAGAAGTCTTAGGATTGCTAATAGTAATAGTCATTGGCTTGAGTTCTACTCCAGAAGCATCTACCGCACCCACTCAATCGGCTGCCAATCCTCTGGGTGCTTCCTTAATCTTCGTGCTGCTGTCTTACGGAGGATGGAACGAAGCTGCCTACATTTCCGCAGAATTGAAACACGTCGAGCGAAATATGGTGCGATCGCTCCTGTGGAGCATCGGCATCATCAGCACGATTTATTTGCTCCTAAATTTAGCCTACGTTCGGGGTTTGGGACTGTCGGGAATGATCCAGTCTAAGGCGATCGCTGCCGATTTAATGCGACAAGCCTTGGGAGAACCTGGTGGACAGCTTATCAGCGTTTTAGTGGCTATTGCCGCTCTTAGCTCCTTAAATGCCACGATTTTAACGGGTGCTAGAACCAACTACGCTCTAGGTCGGGATTTTTCTTTTTTTTCCCGACTTGGAGGCTGGAATTCTTACAGCAGTACTCCAACTTCAGCCCTGATCGCTCAAGGTGCGATCGCAATCGTGTTGGTCATTTTGGGAAGCCTGCAACGGCAAGGCTTTGAAACAATGGTCGATTATACTGCCCCCGTGTTCTGGCTCTTTTTCCTGCTCACTAGCGCGTCGCTACTGTTCCTGAGACAGCGCGATCCTCAGCGCAATCGCCCATTTAAAGTCCCGTTTTACCCAGTTTTACCCGTTCTGTTTTGTCTGGTTTGCGGCTATATGTTGTATTCCAGTCTGACTTATACCGGCTGGGGCGCGATCGTGGGTGTAATCGTTTTGCTCGCAGGACTTCCCGTTCTGCTATTTGCCGAAAAATCTAGGGCATAAACCAATTAAACGATATTTTCCAATCTCATAGAGGTGATTTACCGTGAAAAACCGACTTTTTGTCAGCCTATCCTTGTTCTCTTTGACCTTAAGTGCATCTGCACTCACGAGTTGTGCTACTCAAGCTGAATTGCCAGTATCAAATTCTGCTCCTGTGGTTCAGTTATCTCCCTTATCTCCTGCAACCGAAGAGGTCGAAAAAGATGTTCCCTACGTGCCTACACCTCAAGCAGTGGTACAACGAATGCTCGAACTGGGCAAAGTGGATAATAAAGATGTCATCTACGATCTTGGTAGCGGTGATGGGCGAATTGTCGTGACAGCAGCCCAAAAGTATGGCGCGCGGGGAGTGGGAATTGACATCGATCCGCAACGGATTCAGGAAGCCAACGCCAATGCCCAAAATGCTGGAGTAAGCGATCGTGTTGAGTTCCGCCAGCAAGATTTGTTCGATGTAGATTTAAGCGAGGCTTCGGTGGTCACTTTATACCTTTTGCCTCAAGTGAATTTAAAACTCCGCCCCAAGCTTTTACAGCAACTTAAACCAGGTACTAAGATTGTGTCTCATGACTTTGACATGGGCGATTGGAAACCAGAACAAACTGTTGAGGTAGATGGAAGTACCATTTACGTTTGGACAGTTCCTGAAAAAGTTCCCCCCAACCTTCTGAAAGGGTAACCATAACCTGAATGAACAAAAATTTGGTGGCGAACAAAAAGTGAGCAGTTTTTGGACTGGAAAGTGACTAATAAGCTCAGGAAAATGAGGTTTATCGGCTCTCATAATATACAAGCAAAGCCGCTCTAGTTCATTTATCCTTGCAGGAACTTTACTTATGAAAATTACTTCTCAGATTAGTCGCAAAAAACTGTTTGCTCTTACCACTGGTATTTTAGTGAGTTTTGCCAGTGCTGGTATCAATATTAGTCCAGCCCAAGCTACCAATAATCTCACTTTTATCGGTCTTAAACCCAATAATACCCTCGTGCGTTTTCAGTTAGATCGCTCTAGCCGTTCGGGTGTCAAACTGCTTGGTAACGTAATAGTAAAAGGTCTAGATGGTAACTTACAGGGAATAGATTTTCGCCCTGCCAATAACGTACTTTATGGAGTAACCGATACCGATAAAATTTACACCATCGATCCGAAAACTGGTGTGGCTAAATTAGCCAATCTTCTTACTCCCAGCTTTGATGGCGGATTCCAATCGGGATTCGATTTCAATCCAGTTCTAGACCGTTTGCGACTAGTTGGCAGCAACGACCAAAACTTCTCTGTTAATGTGGATACAGGTGCTGCTACTGCCCAGACAACTCTAGCTTATGTGGCTGGCGATCGCAACTTTGGCAAAGACCCCAATCTTACGGCTGCGGCTTACACTAATAATAGGGCTGGGGCAACTTCTACGCAACTCTACGATATTGACTACGACCTTGATGTTTTAGTACTGCAAGATCCTCCCAATGGTACGCTGACTACTGTCGGTTCTCTAGGCGTAAACTTTGCTCCTATAGGTGGTATGGATATTGTTACAGACGCTTCTGGAAGAAACTCTGCCTTTGCAATTTCTGGATCGAGTTTATACCGCATTAACTTGAATAAAGGTAATGCTAATAAATTGGGCACTATCAACTTAGGCTTCGTCGGTTTAGCTGTTACGTCTCAACCTTTACTACCTTAAGTATTCAAAAGTAAAGAGTAGTTTGGCTATCTAGTTCATTTGAAGGTTTGATAAGCTGTTTGTGCATTTAATTTAACGTGGTGTGAATTTCTGGGGTAATATGCAATTTAGATGCACATCAGCTTCTATCATTTTTAGATAGCATTAGATTTAGGTTTTAATTAACCACAAAGACACAAAGAAGACAAAGGGTTTATCGGTTTATCGATTAAGTACAAGTTGGCAGGTGATGGAATTAATCATGCAAACTGAAGCGTACTATTACTTATTACTTAATCTCCACAATTGTTCGTATTGATCGACCACTTTTTCTAAACTAAAGTTAGCTATAATTCTATTTCTTGCGGCTATCCCTAACCTTCCTCTTCCTTCTGTTCCCAATTCAATTAATTCTTGCCAAGCTGTAGCTAAAGCTTGAGGATTTTGAGGGGGGACAACTTTACCTGTATTACCCACAATTTCCCCTGCATCCCCTACATCTGTGACTACACATGGTACTTGACAAGACATAGCTTCCCCTACTACTAAAGGAAATGCTTCTCCGTATGCAGAAGCTACTGTAGCGATGTCTAATGCTGCTGTCAGATGCGCCATATCTTGACGTTCTCCTAACAAATGGACTTGATTATTTATACCTAAGTGTTGAATTAATTGAGTTAATTCTGAGTTATTGGTAGATATGTCTGTACCCGCTAAAATAAAATGCACATCTGAATATTTGGAATTTAACAAGGCTGCGGCTTTGAGAAAATTTTGATGGTCTTTCATGGGGTGATATCTGGCAAATTTACCGACTAAAAAGGCGTTGCTGGGTAATCTTAATTCTTGTCGGAGTTGCCGTTGAGATTCGAGAGAAGGTACAAAAGTTTCCAGATTGAATCCATTGGGTATCACACAACTATTATTTTGAGAGTAACCTAAAGCTTCGTGTTGTAGTTTACTAGCTTGAGAAACAAAGATAACTTGTTGACAACTAGGAGCAAATTTTATGCCTATTTTAATGATATTTCTTAAGACTAACCTTTCTGCTGATAAAGTTTTAATTGAATGATGAATACTCCAAAAAATTGGTATTTTGCGATCTATAAAATTTCGAGATAATGAAGCAGCTAGATTGCCATGATACATCCATCCTTGGATGATATCTGGTTGAATTTGGTGAACGTATTTTCGGAGTTTGATTAGTTGAATTGGGTTGGGAATTGCGCCTGCTTTTAAACCAATAGTATGAACGGGAATACTTAAATCTTGGAAGCGATCACCGATGGTTCCTCCAGGGATTAAAGACACAACCACTGGAGTAAATTCGGCTCGGTTAATCTGAGATAATAAACTATATAGCATTTTCTCAGCCCCACCAGTACTCAATCCAGTGGTTAAGAACATAATTTTTTTCATATTAAATTAAGGAAGAGGGAAGAAGGGAAGAGGAAATTTAAATGTACAGTGGCTGATTTATTTCAATAAGTTTAACTTTGATTCAGGGTTTAATTTCCTCTCCTCGAAGGAGAGACTAGGGAAAGGTGGCTTTTGACTTCATTTAATATGGCTATTTGGGTATTGTTGACTAAACTTTCTACTGAAAAATTATCGACGATCCTTTGTCTAATTTTTTCTGGCTCAAATTGATGATTTTTTAGGGTTTCAATAGTAGCGCATATAGCTTCTGCTAAAGCCTCTGAATTTTGTGGAGGTACAATCGTCCCCAATTCACCAACAATCCAAGCTGAATCTCCAACATCTGTAGCTATACAAGGTTTTCCACAAGCCATTGCTTCGCCAATTACATTTGGAAAACCCTCACCGTTGACTGAAGTTAAGACAGCAATATCTAAAGCATTATGTACTGCTAACATATCAGATCTTGAACCCGCCCAAATCACTTTTTCTGTTAAAGCCAGTTCGGCTGTTAATTCTAATAATTTATGAGCATAATCTTCTGAACCAGTTCCGACACAAACAAATTTTATATCATCTCCTTTCTGTGAAACTAAAGCAGCAGCTTGCAAAAAATTGGGATGATCTTTCATCGGAGATAATCTTCCGATTAATCCAATTAAAATTTCATCTTGATTTATCTGCCATTCTGCCCTTAATCGATTTCTTTCTTCTAAGTTAGAAGCAAACTTTTTAATGTCAATTCCATTGGGAATAACTATAGTTTTGGGTGCCGGAAATCCTTGAGATACATGATATTTTTTGCCCGCTTTGGAATTGGCAATAATCAAATCTGCTAAAAATGACATCCAGGATTCTAACCGAAACATCCATAAAGATATTTTGCCATAAGTTTCCAAGAGATTTTCTTCAGAACCACGAATACTTAAAATTATTTTGGTTTTCGGGAACAGAGGTTTTAAAAATAAACTTATTAGATTAGCTTCTCCTAAGTAAGCGTGTAAAACATCCGGCTTTATTTTTTGCAAATTTTGATATAAATTTCTCAAGAAATTGAGAGTATCCCAACGCCCTTTTTTGTCTAGACAGATAAGTTTAATATTAGTATATTCGAGTTCTTTGATTAAAGGGCCATCAGCATAAAAATAAAGAACTGCGATCGCGAATATATCGGTGGGTAATGCTTTAACTAAAGTGACTAATTGTCTTTGGGCACCACCATAATTCAAATCTCTAATTAAAAACGCAATTTTAATCACTAATTTCCTCCTAGCCAAAATAGCTCAAATATTAGTTAACCACAAAGACACAAAGTTCACAGAGTTAGGATTTGAGGTAAAATACAAGACTAACCAGTGTTTGAGTTAGTCAATTTTGAGTCTCTGCATTTTTAGATGAAACACACACTCTCTGTTTTAGTTGAAGACGAAGCCGGCGTGTTAACCAGAATAGCTGGTTTATTTGCCCGTAGGGGTTTCAATATCGAAAGTTTAGCCGTTGGTCCTGCTGAGCAAGTGGCGGTTTCTCGGATTACGATGGTAGTCAATGGGGACGATCGCATCATCGAACAACTAACTAAGCAGTTATATAAACTCATTAATGTCCTCAAAGTTCAAGATATTACTGATATTCCCTGTGTTGAGCGGGAATTAATGCTATTAAAGGTGAATGCTACCACCAATAATCGCTCGGAAGTGTTAGAATTAGCCCAGATTTTCCGCGCCCGTGTGGTAGATGTAGCAGAAGATTCTTTGACACTGGAAGTAGTGGGCGATCCTGGAAAATTGGTGGCGATCGTCCAAGTTTTGCACAAGTTTGGCATTAAAGAACTTGCTAGGACTGGTAAAATTGCTCTTACCAGAGAGTCGGGAGTCAATACCGAGTTTTTAAAGTCTTTAGAAGCTAAAGTGTGAAGAAACGCGATATGAGCGCTGGCGCGCTCCTTGAGCCTACGCATATGTCGAAAAATTAAAGATTAGACCTCTTAGAAAAGTATTTTGGCAATCTATCCCTTCTTCCCTCTTCCTTCTTCCTTCTTCCTTCAATAAACCCAAAATTAGGGTATTTATGCAAGAGATATACTATAGATGGCTTATTTCTTAACTGCTGCGTTCTATAAGTTTGTTGAGCTATTGGATTTTGAAGAGCTTAAAGCGCCGTTATTGGCTTGCTGCGAAGATAATAAAGTCAAAGGCACTATTTTGCTGGCTCAAGAGGGCATAAATGGCACGATCGCTGGCTCGACTGAGGGGGTGTATGCAGTACTATTATTCCTGCGTTCTGACCCGCGTTTGACCGATCTAGCCCATAAAGAATCATTTAGCGAAAAGCCACCCTTTCACCGGATGAAGGTACGGTTGAAGCGGGAAATTGTGACAATGGGCGTACCAGATATTAATCCTACCGTCATGGCTGGTAAGTATGTCAAACCAGAAGAGTGGAATCAACTACTCGACGATCCTGATGTGGTGGTGGTTGACGTGCGTAACGACTACGAGGTGTCGATTGGGACTTTTCAAGGTGCTGTTAATCCTAATACCAAAAGTTTCTCTGAGTTACCCGAATGGATACGTCAGGAAACCGCTTTACGCCAAAAGCCCAAAGTAGCTATGTTTTGTACTGGTGGGATTCGCTGCGAAAAATCTACGGCATTTTTGCGAAGTGAAGGTTTTCAGGAAGTTTATCACCTAGAAGGTGGAATCTTAAAATACCTAGAAACGGTGCCAGAATCAGAAAGTCGTTGGCAAGGGGAGTGTTTTGTCTTTGATGAGCGCGTTTCTGTCGGACATGGCTTAAAAACTGGTGAATATCAGCTTTGTCGCGCTTGTCGTCGTCCCCTTAGTCCAGAAGATCGGAATTCGGAATTATTTGTGCTGGGAGTGAGTTGTCCTAGTTGTCACGATCGCCAAACCGAAGCCCAAAAACAAAGCTGCGCGGAACGTCAACGTCAAGTAGATCTAGCTAATCTTCGCCACCAAATACACATCGGTGCGCGCTACAATTCCTCAGATAAGTAATAATTTCAGAAAATTGCCTAAATTTTAGCTATTACGCGATCAAAGTATGACAGCATATCCGATTTTATATTCCTTCCGTCGCTGTCCGTATGCGATGCGTGCTAGGTTGGCGTTAGCAGTGAGCGATCGCGTCTGTGAGTTAAGAGAAGTTGTCTTGGCTGATAAACCCCAGGAAATGCTGAAGGTTTCGCCAAAAGGTACGGTTCCGGTGTTGATTGACACTGAGGGGCGGGTTTTAGACGAAAGTATTGATATTATGTTGTGGGCATTGTCACAACACGATCCAGAAAAGTGGTTAAAGCCAGAGTTAGGTTCCCTAGAAAGTATGCTGGAAGCGATCGCCCAATTCGATCTAGGATTTAAATATCACCTCGATCGCTATAAGTATCCTAACCGTTACGGGGCATACAAGCTGGCGGGGTCAGCCCCTCACGAAGGTACTGACGCACAATCCCATCAAAGTGAAGCTTCTTTGTATTTAGAGAGATTAAACGCCCAATTAAGTGCGACAAAATACCTATTTGGTAATCGAGTAACATTAGCAGATATGGCGATCGCTCCCTTCATTCGTCAATTTGCTCATGTTGATTTAGATTGGTTCAACCAACAGCAATGGCAATATTTACAGGCTTGGTTAGCAAGGTTTATAGAATCGGATCTCTTTAGCCGCATCATGCAAAAATACCCCAAATGGGAATCTGGCAATCTAGGCGTTCTTTTTCCTGCACCATGATTGAAGGGAATGCCACTTTAAAGCGATCGCTCAGACTCAAGTCTGGCGCTATTGCATTCAAAACCCGCCTACGCGGGTTAATTATAGCCCACGTAGGTGGGCTTTGATTGTATAGCCAAGGACGCGATTTCGGAGGATACCTCCGAAATTTCAGCGTCCGTCTAGGCTTCGGTGCCTTTGGGCACCCAGGAGTTCTGCAAGAGGTCTAATAATCAGAAATTATCCCCATCTAGCTGATAAAATCGGGCTTTTTTGCTTCATTTTCTAGTACCTAAAGTGGCAAACTGGAGCCGATCGATCTTATGTTTCCCACAAAAGAGATTTAATCTAATTTTTGATCTAGTTTCTGTTTCTCTCTACAGATGAAGTGAGTTTCTTCCTTTAGACGATGGATTTATAAAGTAGCTATGAATACATTAAGTAAGTGGGCACAATTAAACACAAAATATCTGGTAGAAGCGGCAGTAGCTGCGGATTTATAAGGCGTAACAGTAGAGAGGCGATCTATCGCGTCTTATACAAAACCCGTTTAGCCTACACAGTTTAGTTAAACCGCTCTACTTAAAAGAAAGATACACTAATCAACTCTAAATTTCTTAGTTATTGTATCCCCCTAAAAATACGTCACAAGGAAGGTCAAAAATGGTTATAAATCGTCCTCATAATCCCCCCACAGAGGTTAACAGAAATAGACGGGCGATCGGTACGTTTCCCAGCCGTCCTGCGGCTGAAGAGGCGCTTCATGAGTTAAAAAACTCTGGCTTCAACATGGAACAAGTCTCTGTAGTTGCTCAAGACTCAGACGGTAACCCCAATATTGCAGGCACTGAGGTTATAGACAACACGGGCAATAAAGCCGATGATGGGGCTAAAGTCGGTGCCGCTTCAGGAGGAGCCGTCGGCGGTTTGACAGGCTTGTTAGTGGGAATAGGCGCTTTAGCGATACCTGGAATTGGGCCGATTATGTTAGCAGGGGCAGCAGCTACTGCCCTAGCAACAACCCTAGCTGGTGGCGCAATTGGAGCGGCTGCTGGCAGTCTGTTGGGAGGATTAGTGGGCTTAGGAATTCCTGAAGAGCAAGCACGCGCCTATCAAAACCGTGTCTCTGCTGGTGAATATTTAGTCATTGTAGATGGGACAGATGCAGAAATTGCCCATGCTCAAAACATTTTGAGCCGTCGAGGCATTCAAGATTGGGGGATTTATGACATACCCAATACGGGAAATACCCGCACTGATTCAGTAGGTATGGTGGATACTGTT
This is a stretch of genomic DNA from Merismopedia glauca CCAP 1448/3. It encodes these proteins:
- a CDS encoding 2-oxoadipate dioxygenase/decarboxylase family protein; amino-acid sequence: TIFRRPWLPPKRSIVETVNTVSQYGAWVLIHGYSVNHFTGYINRQNTPQYPDIETTALGLAKLGIPMKAEIEGSSTTGLRQTATKAVTEMVSVQDDETLEIIQIPWTYAYYEIAERHLVSTSSGKTLRFAGFLDSQAKNLFEMTRL
- a CDS encoding APC family permease, with translation MDSPLNYPLAVVTGAFRGISRELAQPGGLQTANTASKPVLLFFSATIEIELKDTGVTVTHPTSGMTEKKAIHQQNLVNVICMKSSVAQRSIALKPTLRLWDAIALIVGMVIGAGIFETPALVAATVGSLPAVMFVWLLGGGISLIGALCYAELATTYPDPGGNYTYLKRAFGDRIAFLFSWARMTVIQPGSIALLAFVLGDYATQLWSLGAYSVAWYAIGGIALFTGLNLLGMRQSRGAQNLLAIAEVLGLLIVIVIGLSSTPEASTAPTQSAANPLGASLIFVLLSYGGWNEAAYISAELKHVERNMVRSLLWSIGIISTIYLLLNLAYVRGLGLSGMIQSKAIAADLMRQALGEPGGQLISVLVAIAALSSLNATILTGARTNYALGRDFSFFSRLGGWNSYSSTPTSALIAQGAIAIVLVILGSLQRQGFETMVDYTAPVFWLFFLLTSASLLFLRQRDPQRNRPFKVPFYPVLPVLFCLVCGYMLYSSLTYTGWGAIVGVIVLLAGLPVLLFAEKSRA
- a CDS encoding SAM-dependent methyltransferase — translated: MKNRLFVSLSLFSLTLSASALTSCATQAELPVSNSAPVVQLSPLSPATEEVEKDVPYVPTPQAVVQRMLELGKVDNKDVIYDLGSGDGRIVVTAAQKYGARGVGIDIDPQRIQEANANAQNAGVSDRVEFRQQDLFDVDLSEASVVTLYLLPQVNLKLRPKLLQQLKPGTKIVSHDFDMGDWKPEQTVEVDGSTIYVWTVPEKVPPNLLKG
- a CDS encoding DUF4394 domain-containing protein encodes the protein MKITSQISRKKLFALTTGILVSFASAGINISPAQATNNLTFIGLKPNNTLVRFQLDRSSRSGVKLLGNVIVKGLDGNLQGIDFRPANNVLYGVTDTDKIYTIDPKTGVAKLANLLTPSFDGGFQSGFDFNPVLDRLRLVGSNDQNFSVNVDTGAATAQTTLAYVAGDRNFGKDPNLTAAAYTNNRAGATSTQLYDIDYDLDVLVLQDPPNGTLTTVGSLGVNFAPIGGMDIVTDASGRNSAFAISGSSLYRINLNKGNANKLGTINLGFVGLAVTSQPLLP
- a CDS encoding glycosyltransferase translates to MFLTTGLSTGGAEKMLYSLLSQINRAEFTPVVVSLIPGGTIGDRFQDLSIPVHTIGLKAGAIPNPIQLIKLRKYVHQIQPDIIQGWMYHGNLAASLSRNFIDRKIPIFWSIHHSIKTLSAERLVLRNIIKIGIKFAPSCQQVIFVSQASKLQHEALGYSQNNSCVIPNGFNLETFVPSLESQRQLRQELRLPSNAFLVGKFARYHPMKDHQNFLKAAALLNSKYSDVHFILAGTDISTNNSELTQLIQHLGINNQVHLLGERQDMAHLTAALDIATVASAYGEAFPLVVGEAMSCQVPCVVTDVGDAGEIVGNTGKVVPPQNPQALATAWQELIELGTEGRGRLGIAARNRIIANFSLEKVVDQYEQLWRLSNK
- a CDS encoding glycosyltransferase, which produces MIKIAFLIRDLNYGGAQRQLVTLVKALPTDIFAIAVLYFYADGPLIKELEYTNIKLICLDKKGRWDTLNFLRNLYQNLQKIKPDVLHAYLGEANLISLFLKPLFPKTKIILSIRGSEENLLETYGKISLWMFRLESWMSFLADLIIANSKAGKKYHVSQGFPAPKTIVIPNGIDIKKFASNLEERNRLRAEWQINQDEILIGLIGRLSPMKDHPNFLQAAALVSQKGDDIKFVCVGTGSEDYAHKLLELTAELALTEKVIWAGSRSDMLAVHNALDIAVLTSVNGEGFPNVIGEAMACGKPCIATDVGDSAWIVGELGTIVPPQNSEALAEAICATIETLKNHQFEPEKIRQRIVDNFSVESLVNNTQIAILNEVKSHLSLVSPSRRGN
- the ilvN gene encoding acetolactate synthase small subunit, which gives rise to MKHTLSVLVEDEAGVLTRIAGLFARRGFNIESLAVGPAEQVAVSRITMVVNGDDRIIEQLTKQLYKLINVLKVQDITDIPCVERELMLLKVNATTNNRSEVLELAQIFRARVVDVAEDSLTLEVVGDPGKLVAIVQVLHKFGIKELARTGKIALTRESGVNTEFLKSLEAKV
- the trhO gene encoding oxygen-dependent tRNA uridine(34) hydroxylase TrhO; this translates as MAYFLTAAFYKFVELLDFEELKAPLLACCEDNKVKGTILLAQEGINGTIAGSTEGVYAVLLFLRSDPRLTDLAHKESFSEKPPFHRMKVRLKREIVTMGVPDINPTVMAGKYVKPEEWNQLLDDPDVVVVDVRNDYEVSIGTFQGAVNPNTKSFSELPEWIRQETALRQKPKVAMFCTGGIRCEKSTAFLRSEGFQEVYHLEGGILKYLETVPESESRWQGECFVFDERVSVGHGLKTGEYQLCRACRRPLSPEDRNSELFVLGVSCPSCHDRQTEAQKQSCAERQRQVDLANLRHQIHIGARYNSSDK
- a CDS encoding glutathione S-transferase, translated to MTAYPILYSFRRCPYAMRARLALAVSDRVCELREVVLADKPQEMLKVSPKGTVPVLIDTEGRVLDESIDIMLWALSQHDPEKWLKPELGSLESMLEAIAQFDLGFKYHLDRYKYPNRYGAYKLAGSAPHEGTDAQSHQSEASLYLERLNAQLSATKYLFGNRVTLADMAIAPFIRQFAHVDLDWFNQQQWQYLQAWLARFIESDLFSRIMQKYPKWESGNLGVLFPAP
- a CDS encoding YsnF/AvaK domain-containing protein, whose product is MVINRPHNPPTEVNRNRRAIGTFPSRPAAEEALHELKNSGFNMEQVSVVAQDSDGNPNIAGTEVIDNTGNKADDGAKVGAASGGAVGGLTGLLVGIGALAIPGIGPIMLAGAAATALATTLAGGAIGAAAGSLLGGLVGLGIPEEQARAYQNRVSAGEYLVIVDGTDAEIAHAQNILSRRGIQDWGIYDIPNTGNTRTDSVGMVDTVPLAGVDRSATQELSQPTRAVDSPIYSTSEDINLYEERLKVDKQREKTGEVVVGKHTETEVARVSVPIEKERIVIERVIPTEEVGVSPINHAFQDGETIRMEVYEETADIRKEAFVREEISIRKEVSQETVQAEETLRREELSIDTQGSPVVDNSMNPTTDKRV